One window of Isachenkonia alkalipeptolytica genomic DNA carries:
- a CDS encoding DUF6361 family protein, producing the protein MELGWIDFSKSHKNKVLNVINLLSEPGAVDELGIGTIRDGFADLFFPGTSTIQTRAKYFLLVPYLMMEIEKEPLATPEKMMEKLHQKELSLIDQLKGPGVKGVIGEISGKNLKRKPSDIYWSVIRKYSIFKENQLSINNYFRIVHKLKLNKKRTRAMGKMETEEDPNSGDDANAYVGEFFEFWNFPLWHENFRENLTMALTKEEAEFLKERILSTVGKSLLGHVLKAQNTDFLEYKFFEDLMDYLSKMPPSIQSDYLMAKAFADFIEGAHIRYNLILSAYNEPKVHEAWERWVEDIHLHGSYDLERMFSLLQVKNMGQRKFLLDLKSAMQNRDYENMDEIIKQREIQLKGKKRAKTEDPGNFNYKEWVGIRKLEYRLPNTQVIIRDIFEGTGVLNV; encoded by the coding sequence ATGGAATTGGGATGGATAGACTTTTCGAAAAGTCATAAAAATAAAGTCTTGAATGTGATTAATTTACTTTCAGAACCCGGCGCCGTGGACGAGTTGGGAATAGGGACCATCAGAGATGGATTTGCAGATCTGTTTTTCCCCGGAACTTCTACCATACAGACACGGGCGAAGTACTTTTTGCTGGTACCCTATTTAATGATGGAAATAGAAAAAGAGCCGCTGGCAACCCCGGAAAAAATGATGGAAAAACTTCATCAGAAGGAGTTAAGCCTTATTGACCAGTTAAAAGGCCCCGGTGTAAAGGGTGTAATCGGTGAAATTTCCGGAAAGAACTTGAAACGAAAACCTTCAGATATTTACTGGAGCGTAATTCGAAAGTATTCTATATTCAAAGAAAACCAACTATCTATCAATAATTATTTTAGAATAGTCCATAAGCTTAAACTCAATAAAAAGAGGACAAGGGCTATGGGTAAGATGGAGACGGAGGAGGATCCCAATAGCGGAGACGACGCCAACGCTTATGTTGGTGAATTTTTTGAATTCTGGAATTTTCCTCTGTGGCATGAAAATTTTCGGGAGAATCTAACTATGGCGTTGACGAAGGAAGAAGCGGAATTTTTGAAAGAACGTATCCTTAGCACGGTAGGGAAAAGTCTACTGGGTCATGTGCTGAAAGCCCAGAATACCGATTTTTTGGAATATAAGTTTTTTGAAGATCTGATGGATTACCTCTCCAAAATGCCGCCCTCGATACAGTCAGATTATCTGATGGCAAAAGCCTTCGCGGACTTTATCGAAGGGGCCCATATTCGTTATAATCTGATACTGTCAGCTTATAACGAACCGAAGGTTCATGAAGCCTGGGAGCGTTGGGTAGAAGATATTCACCTTCACGGCAGCTATGATTTGGAACGGATGTTTTCTCTTTTACAGGTCAAAAACATGGGGCAGCGCAAGTTCTTACTGGATTTAAAAAGTGCCATGCAAAATCGTGATTACGAGAATATGGATGAAATCATAAAACAGAGGGAAATCCAACTGAAAGGTAAAAAAAGAGCTAAGACGGAAGACCCCGGTAATTTCAATTATAAAGAATGGGTGGGGATAAGAAAGCTTGAATATCGTTTGCCCAATACCCAGGTTATTATTCGGGATATATTCGAAGGGACAGGTGTGTTAAATGTTTAA
- a CDS encoding HIT family protein, whose protein sequence is MSCLFCNLNKDQIILENDLAVAIMDKFPVNEGHMLFIPKRHFKTYFEATKEEVVALYDLLHEGKKYLDEKFNADGYNIGINIGEDAGQTIMHLHIHLIPRYKGDVEDPRGGIRHLKEQLVPYKG, encoded by the coding sequence ATGAGCTGTTTGTTTTGTAATCTCAACAAAGATCAAATCATCTTGGAAAATGATCTTGCCGTTGCCATTATGGACAAGTTTCCTGTAAACGAAGGGCATATGCTCTTTATCCCAAAACGGCATTTTAAAACATACTTTGAAGCAACTAAAGAAGAAGTAGTGGCGCTTTACGATTTACTTCATGAGGGAAAAAAATACTTGGATGAAAAGTTCAATGCCGACGGCTACAATATTGGAATTAATATCGGCGAAGACGCAGGACAAACCATCATGCATCTTCATATTCATTTAATTCCCCGGTATAAAGGGGATGTTGAGGATCCACGGGGTGGAATTCGGCACTTAAAGGAGCAGTTGGTACCCTACAAAGGGTAG
- a CDS encoding helix-turn-helix domain-containing protein — protein sequence MKQLAANLPTLRKTLGFTQSELAEQIGTTRQSIAVYESGKRIPGWTVTVALLTVFIFSQKTLVLLFPLDILSNDIFDAIPTLNNYVEKNIQNRNL from the coding sequence ATGAAACAATTAGCTGCCAACCTGCCCACATTAAGAAAAACCTTAGGCTTTACACAAAGCGAATTGGCTGAACAAATCGGTACAACCCGACAGTCAATTGCAGTTTATGAATCCGGCAAAAGGATCCCCGGCTGGACAGTCACAGTGGCTTTATTGACTGTTTTTATCTTCAGTCAAAAGACTTTAGTCTTGCTATTCCCCTTAGATATATTAAGCAATGATATTTTTGATGCTATCCCGACATTAAATAATTATGTAGAAAAAAACATTCAAAATCGCAATCTGTAA
- a CDS encoding phospholipase D family protein encodes MFKPTQNRMDYSKKLEPPAGYETTYAIGTTYSLDLDTLLGASIALGLSDSVDNELSKDPLYVLEALRKISDKVLVFCEGGQIKAPNKSNALYALLEKMVFEVNLKNRGSFHPKFWFVKYEDDDQNAVYRLMVLSRNLTFDRSWDFAVALDGYYSEEEQTKNKALSDFLIYLRKSVKKATGNEQNRKLLRDVAKELEHVAFSIDNKFKDYSFHPIGIPNYSISNTGLFDRYHQLFVISPFLSKTTVDQFKDQALIRPDRTLITRRDELAALKPEHLEAYGVYALKEIIIDGEDAISEDSDEDAEKELYQKQDIHAKLYLKTKGANTDLFIGSLNASHQACVKNVEFLLKLETKRGRLKVEDLKNDIFGKEEKENPFERITTLPEIEEEEDKKEDLEKRIKDLMYLTVNGECIKEEDYYLLKLVFKDYKKTEEAIFIRPLLGNREEPLKEEVLFEGLKMNHLSMFFVVIIYGERETLKRVVKIHVEGIPEERDKAIVNRIIDNKERFLQYITFMLGEDYFLSFLENKTFNTNQLIFGMQNSVPAIYEKMLKTVATDPKKLDDIQRLMDMISDEKIIPQEFRELYGAFLKAVGKE; translated from the coding sequence ATGTTTAAACCGACACAAAACCGGATGGATTACTCAAAAAAGTTAGAGCCGCCTGCAGGGTATGAGACGACCTATGCCATTGGCACCACCTACTCATTAGACCTTGATACCCTTCTCGGTGCATCTATAGCCCTTGGGCTTTCCGATAGTGTTGATAATGAGCTGAGTAAAGATCCCTTATATGTATTGGAAGCGCTAAGAAAAATTTCCGATAAAGTACTGGTATTTTGTGAAGGCGGACAGATCAAAGCTCCGAATAAGTCCAATGCACTATACGCTTTATTAGAAAAAATGGTATTTGAAGTAAATCTAAAAAACCGCGGTTCCTTTCATCCGAAGTTTTGGTTTGTGAAATATGAAGATGATGACCAAAATGCGGTTTATCGATTGATGGTACTCAGTAGGAACCTGACCTTTGACAGAAGCTGGGACTTTGCCGTCGCTTTAGATGGATACTATAGTGAAGAGGAACAGACAAAAAACAAAGCCTTAAGTGATTTTTTAATTTACTTAAGAAAATCAGTGAAAAAAGCTACGGGAAATGAACAAAACCGAAAATTACTGAGAGATGTTGCAAAGGAGTTGGAACATGTTGCCTTTTCCATTGATAACAAGTTCAAGGATTACTCTTTCCATCCCATCGGCATACCGAATTATTCGATTAGTAATACCGGTTTGTTTGATCGTTATCATCAACTGTTTGTGATTTCTCCATTTTTGTCAAAAACCACGGTGGATCAGTTTAAAGATCAAGCACTCATCAGACCGGACCGTACGCTGATTACACGGCGAGATGAATTAGCCGCTTTAAAACCGGAACATCTGGAGGCCTACGGGGTATATGCGCTGAAAGAAATTATTATTGATGGAGAGGATGCGATCAGTGAAGACAGTGATGAGGATGCTGAAAAGGAATTGTATCAAAAACAGGACATTCATGCGAAACTATATCTTAAAACCAAGGGGGCCAACACCGACCTGTTTATTGGTTCCCTAAATGCTTCGCATCAGGCTTGTGTAAAAAATGTAGAATTCTTATTGAAATTGGAAACAAAACGGGGCCGGCTGAAAGTAGAAGATCTGAAAAATGATATATTCGGTAAGGAGGAAAAAGAAAATCCCTTTGAACGGATTACGACACTGCCGGAAATAGAAGAAGAGGAAGACAAAAAAGAGGATCTGGAAAAACGCATCAAGGATCTGATGTATTTAACAGTCAACGGAGAATGTATAAAAGAAGAGGATTACTATTTGCTTAAGTTGGTTTTTAAAGATTACAAAAAAACAGAGGAGGCAATATTTATTCGCCCACTCCTTGGGAATAGGGAGGAACCGCTGAAAGAGGAGGTATTATTTGAAGGCTTAAAAATGAATCATTTATCGATGTTTTTTGTAGTGATCATTTATGGAGAAAGGGAAACCTTAAAGCGGGTAGTGAAAATTCATGTGGAGGGAATACCGGAAGAAAGAGATAAAGCGATTGTTAATCGAATCATTGATAACAAGGAACGATTTTTACAGTACATTACCTTCATGCTGGGAGAGGATTACTTTCTTTCCTTCTTAGAGAATAAAACCTTTAATACGAACCAATTAATATTTGGGATGCAAAATTCCGTCCCGGCGATCTACGAGAAAATGCTGAAAACTGTAGCGACGGATCCGAAAAAGCTGGATGATATACAAAGATTGATGGATATGATTTCCGATGAGAAAATTATTCCACAGGAGTTTAGGGAACTATATGGAGCGTTTTTAAAGGCGGTGGGGAAAGAATGA
- a CDS encoding ImmA/IrrE family metallo-endopeptidase, which yields MVISRSKGGGKRNIFIKNQDILKGFPACLSNTFGDKEFPSELINPFQTKGEISNQKRSALEENLKSYGVFYTEADLGTAGAGWIQRVNSGRKLIIKRTKKEITVKTLYNMVINKNHPSTTKFATMLHELGHLYCGHLGAPYDKWWKDRRGLSCSSIEFEAESVCWIICERLGIHNPSAEYLSGYLSKNEEIPAISIDSVLKAVGIIESMLRNKIEPKKEIILQ from the coding sequence GTGGTTATTTCTCGGTCCAAGGGTGGAGGGAAAAGGAATATATTTATAAAAAATCAAGATATTTTAAAGGGATTTCCAGCTTGTTTATCGAATACCTTCGGTGATAAAGAATTTCCGTCGGAATTAATTAACCCGTTTCAAACAAAGGGTGAAATTTCTAATCAAAAGCGTAGTGCCCTTGAAGAAAACCTGAAAAGCTATGGTGTTTTTTACACCGAAGCCGATCTAGGCACAGCGGGTGCTGGATGGATACAAAGGGTAAACAGTGGCAGAAAGTTAATAATTAAGAGAACAAAAAAAGAAATCACGGTAAAAACTCTTTATAATATGGTGATTAACAAAAATCATCCTTCTACTACAAAATTCGCAACTATGTTACATGAATTAGGACACCTTTATTGTGGACATCTGGGAGCACCATATGATAAATGGTGGAAGGATAGAAGGGGTTTATCTTGCAGTTCAATTGAGTTTGAGGCAGAAAGCGTTTGCTGGATTATTTGTGAGAGATTAGGGATACATAATCCCTCAGCTGAGTACTTGAGCGGTTACTTAAGTAAGAATGAAGAAATACCAGCCATAAGTATTGATTCAGTACTTAAAGCTGTAGGCATCATCGAGAGCATGCTCCGCAATAAGATAGAACCGAAAAAAGAGATCATATTACAATAA
- a CDS encoding DEAD/DEAH box helicase family protein, with amino-acid sequence MSTYSENAITGRSNDLYTQLKLDLFHATEIKFLVSFVMESGVKLLIKDLKKKALEGVNIKILTGTYLGITEPQALYLLKKELGNQVDIRIFNDTSISFHPKAYFLKWDKEGVIFVGSSNMSRSALTNGLEWNYRLQKEKNNEDFQSFEENFDELYQNDSIPLTDEFLRKYASNWKKTIFSEKGHLSEIKVEEQNDKIAEEGEGYGVLVNENLPEPRGAQIEALYELGLAREEGIDRGLVVAATGVGKTYLAAFDTMDFKRVLFIAHRKEILNQTEITFRSLRPEISVGYFNQSEKETEKDLVLGSVQTLGKDEYLNEKYFKKDTFDYIVVDEFHHAAANSYRKIIEYFQPEFLLGLTATPYRMDNQDIFQYCDDNIIYEVDVKSAIDRDLLVPFKYYGVYDDTDYDNIERVGGKYKTEDLEKALSKGRRADLVLKHYQTLGKKRTIGFCSSINHAEFMAGYFNERGIPSAAVHSRGSEEDFVMDRDDALKALERGEIRVVFAVDVFNEGVDVPSLDCVMFLRPTESYTVFLQQLGRGLRKFQGKEYLTVLDFIGNFKSAHYIPLLLAGKNPMEAVNERKKSYITPEDLEYPEGCNVQFDFRLIDLFQEMKKRDPLRIRMKDEYYRLKAELGRRPKRMDLMEGTDLNHKHYLKKSYLDFLQEINELSAEEEAFLRTEAEKFLRELEKTSMSKSYKIPTIEPFTQKDEMRRQVSIEEVAESFMKFYKNHKLHQKDLNNKNHKNWETWDIEDFKKLAVKNPVHFLSKSSFFSYDEVNKVFSLKKELEPFLNETLKSHMKDILKLRKHEYFARRFKEED; translated from the coding sequence ATGTCTACATATTCAGAAAATGCGATCACCGGAAGAAGCAATGATTTATACACCCAATTAAAGCTGGATTTATTCCATGCAACAGAAATTAAATTCCTTGTCTCTTTTGTAATGGAGTCCGGCGTGAAACTTCTTATTAAAGATTTAAAGAAAAAAGCATTAGAAGGCGTGAATATAAAAATACTAACGGGTACCTATCTCGGGATCACAGAACCTCAAGCACTCTATTTATTAAAAAAGGAACTGGGAAATCAGGTAGATATTCGAATATTTAATGACACCAGTATTTCCTTTCATCCTAAGGCTTATTTTTTAAAATGGGATAAGGAAGGGGTTATTTTTGTGGGTTCATCCAATATGTCACGCTCTGCATTAACTAACGGGTTGGAATGGAATTACCGATTGCAAAAAGAAAAAAACAACGAAGACTTTCAGTCGTTTGAAGAGAATTTTGACGAGTTATATCAAAATGACAGTATACCTCTGACGGATGAGTTTCTCCGTAAGTACGCATCCAATTGGAAGAAAACCATTTTCAGTGAAAAAGGACACTTATCGGAAATTAAAGTAGAAGAGCAAAATGATAAGATCGCAGAAGAAGGAGAAGGCTACGGTGTATTGGTTAATGAAAATCTTCCGGAACCCCGGGGAGCACAAATAGAAGCACTATATGAACTGGGTCTTGCGAGAGAAGAAGGTATTGATCGAGGTTTAGTTGTTGCTGCCACTGGTGTAGGGAAAACTTATTTAGCGGCTTTTGATACCATGGATTTTAAACGGGTTCTTTTTATCGCTCATCGAAAAGAGATTTTAAACCAAACGGAAATAACTTTTAGAAGCCTTCGACCGGAAATCAGTGTGGGGTATTTTAATCAGTCGGAAAAAGAAACAGAAAAGGATCTGGTTTTAGGTAGTGTTCAGACCCTTGGTAAAGATGAATACTTAAATGAAAAGTACTTCAAAAAAGACACTTTTGATTATATTGTCGTGGACGAATTTCATCATGCTGCGGCGAACAGTTATCGAAAGATTATTGAATACTTCCAACCGGAGTTCTTGCTGGGGCTTACGGCTACACCGTACCGAATGGATAACCAGGATATTTTCCAATACTGTGATGATAACATTATCTACGAAGTAGATGTAAAATCTGCAATCGATAGGGATCTCTTAGTTCCCTTTAAGTATTATGGAGTTTATGATGATACGGATTATGATAATATTGAGCGAGTTGGAGGGAAGTATAAAACGGAAGACTTGGAAAAGGCCTTAAGCAAAGGGAGAAGAGCAGACCTGGTTTTAAAGCATTATCAAACCCTTGGCAAGAAAAGAACCATTGGATTTTGCTCTTCGATCAATCATGCAGAGTTTATGGCAGGATATTTTAATGAAAGAGGCATACCTTCTGCGGCGGTACACAGTCGTGGAAGTGAAGAAGACTTTGTAATGGACCGGGATGATGCCCTAAAAGCACTGGAGCGCGGTGAAATTAGAGTTGTGTTTGCGGTGGATGTCTTTAACGAAGGGGTGGATGTTCCCTCATTGGATTGTGTTATGTTCCTTCGGCCCACAGAGTCCTATACCGTCTTTTTACAACAACTTGGTCGGGGGCTTAGAAAATTTCAAGGGAAAGAGTATTTAACTGTACTGGATTTTATCGGGAATTTTAAGAGCGCCCACTATATTCCTCTTTTGTTGGCTGGAAAGAATCCCATGGAGGCAGTTAATGAACGGAAAAAAAGTTATATTACACCGGAAGACTTGGAATATCCGGAGGGCTGCAATGTACAATTTGATTTTCGATTAATTGATCTGTTTCAAGAAATGAAAAAACGAGACCCGTTAAGAATCCGAATGAAAGATGAATACTATCGACTAAAAGCGGAGCTTGGAAGAAGACCGAAAAGGATGGACTTAATGGAAGGTACGGATCTTAATCATAAGCATTATCTGAAAAAAAGTTACTTGGACTTTTTACAGGAAATAAATGAACTAAGTGCTGAAGAAGAGGCATTCCTAAGGACCGAGGCGGAGAAATTTCTTCGCGAGTTGGAAAAAACTTCAATGTCTAAATCTTATAAAATACCGACAATTGAGCCATTTACTCAAAAAGATGAGATGCGCCGCCAGGTTTCAATCGAGGAAGTGGCGGAGAGCTTTATGAAATTTTATAAAAACCATAAGCTCCATCAGAAAGACTTGAATAATAAGAATCATAAAAATTGGGAAACCTGGGACATCGAAGACTTTAAGAAGTTGGCGGTAAAGAATCCTGTCCACTTTCTTTCGAAAAGCTCTTTTTTCAGCTATGATGAAGTAAATAAGGTGTTCAGTTTGAAGAAGGAGCTTGAGCCATTTTTGAATGAAACACTGAAGAGTCATATGAAAGATATTTTAAAACTACGAAAACACGAGTATTTTGCGAGAAGATTTAAGGAGGAAGATTAA
- a CDS encoding C-terminal helicase domain-containing protein, which yields MMDLQNIENEIMEGLKDFQRATVERVDHLYRNGQNRVLIADEVGLGKTLVAKGVVAKAAKLYQETLDQQENEIFKVVYICSNQSIAAQNIQKLKVSSDITVDGVTDTRLSMQHLKIFEQENDSTIKERYIQLIPLTPSTSFNLTGGQGNMEERALMFAVLKRMDLFAPYEKELERLLQHSAKKGWTAWGRESYEDKVKQCDEKNNGEYIKIMDQKLRAMFAKSTIVQDMIDFFVAYRYQLEQPIKPSTLIHRLRLIFARISVEMLKPDLVIMDEFQRFRSLISADEATETGILVDRFLNSREVKVLLLSATPYKLYSTLEEISEYDTDEHYEEFYRVIDFLLKEKQQKEFREVWNNFSVKLKELALENTSILEVKKQAEDALYRGICRTERLMNESSANYIDDQSMDQMLKVTEKDVLSYINGEKLMQETGQRHGIPSEYVKSSPYLFSFMDQYMVKKKVQQYFEKNPDELPKANKKHLWLKRADIKNYRPIEATNARLEKVKERVFDNNAMLLLWVPPSMPYYELQGPFADTKNFSKTLIFSAWEMVPRMVASLLSYESERKTVGRLAKKNKNHKNTNYFSSGNSRFPTPRLRLSLTDGKPNAMNLFALLYPSKYLASLYDPIDCMNQKMSLDEIERQLKMNISKDLNNLKNKEMEDRVDQRWYYLAPIFLDPPEYVKEWLDNKEQLITKEGEDEKDGGQKGFHGHMEQLEKEFTENSERSLGRMPDDLAQVLVNMTIGSPAICAYRANRKNPIYATRVAKVMINRLNIQESTAIIELSYKDSSTEAHWKNVLRYFKDGNFQSVIDEYTHMLTESYGLKSTPNDWKRLNDLMVESMVAHTASYPIDTYNTFKKKILKGSGKKVKVARIRSNFAVGFYKGEGDRKVTNRKDSIRNAFNSPFRPFVLATTSIGQEGLDFHYYCRRIVHWNLPSNPVDLEQREGRINRFKCLAIRQNLAQNYRDLTVKEDLWKEIFDAAREEEVENHDGSSELIPFWSLAGNPEVKIERMVPQYPMSKDVIRYERLIKILSLYRLTLGQARQEELLEHILKNSDNDEQLKDLFVNLCPFDKGANLGENS from the coding sequence ATGATGGATTTGCAGAATATCGAAAATGAAATAATGGAAGGTTTAAAAGATTTTCAGCGGGCCACCGTAGAACGGGTGGACCATTTATACCGCAATGGCCAGAACCGGGTGTTGATTGCTGATGAAGTCGGCCTCGGGAAAACCTTAGTGGCAAAGGGGGTGGTGGCGAAGGCTGCAAAGCTTTATCAGGAGACCCTTGATCAACAGGAAAATGAAATATTTAAAGTAGTTTATATTTGTTCTAATCAGTCGATCGCTGCACAGAATATACAAAAGTTAAAAGTTTCATCGGATATCACGGTGGATGGTGTGACTGATACAAGACTATCGATGCAGCATTTAAAGATCTTTGAACAGGAAAATGATAGTACAATAAAAGAACGCTACATTCAGTTGATTCCATTGACCCCCTCCACCTCCTTTAATTTAACCGGGGGGCAGGGAAATATGGAAGAACGTGCATTGATGTTCGCAGTATTAAAACGTATGGATCTCTTCGCCCCCTATGAAAAAGAACTGGAACGATTATTACAGCACAGTGCGAAAAAGGGATGGACAGCTTGGGGAAGGGAAAGCTATGAGGATAAAGTCAAGCAATGTGATGAAAAGAATAATGGTGAATATATTAAAATCATGGATCAAAAACTACGGGCGATGTTTGCCAAATCAACAATAGTTCAAGATATGATAGATTTCTTTGTGGCGTATCGCTATCAGTTGGAGCAGCCAATAAAGCCGAGTACGCTCATCCACAGATTGCGATTGATTTTTGCTCGGATCAGTGTGGAGATGCTAAAGCCGGATTTAGTGATAATGGATGAGTTTCAGCGTTTTCGATCATTAATCAGTGCTGACGAGGCCACGGAAACCGGCATTCTTGTAGATCGGTTCTTAAATTCCAGAGAAGTGAAGGTGTTATTACTATCGGCTACACCTTATAAACTCTATTCCACTTTGGAAGAGATCAGTGAGTATGATACGGATGAACATTATGAAGAGTTCTATAGAGTGATTGATTTTTTATTGAAGGAAAAACAGCAAAAAGAATTTCGGGAAGTGTGGAATAACTTCTCTGTAAAGCTAAAGGAGTTGGCGCTGGAAAACACCAGTATACTGGAAGTGAAAAAGCAGGCAGAGGACGCTTTGTACCGTGGGATTTGCAGAACTGAAAGATTGATGAATGAAAGCAGCGCTAACTATATTGACGACCAGTCCATGGATCAAATGCTGAAAGTTACAGAAAAGGACGTGTTGTCTTATATAAACGGGGAAAAACTCATGCAGGAAACCGGGCAACGCCACGGGATTCCCTCCGAATATGTTAAATCATCTCCATATCTTTTTTCTTTTATGGATCAGTATATGGTAAAGAAAAAAGTTCAGCAATACTTTGAGAAAAACCCCGATGAACTGCCTAAAGCCAATAAAAAGCACCTTTGGTTAAAACGTGCTGATATCAAGAACTACCGTCCTATCGAAGCTACTAATGCCAGATTAGAGAAAGTTAAAGAACGGGTTTTTGATAATAACGCCATGCTTCTTTTGTGGGTACCGCCTTCGATGCCTTACTATGAATTACAAGGCCCTTTTGCCGATACAAAGAACTTTTCGAAGACCTTGATCTTTTCGGCTTGGGAAATGGTGCCGAGAATGGTTGCTTCCCTATTGTCCTATGAATCAGAAAGGAAAACCGTGGGACGTTTGGCCAAGAAGAATAAAAATCATAAGAACACAAATTATTTTTCCTCCGGGAACAGTCGATTTCCAACACCAAGGCTTAGGCTGAGTTTAACCGATGGGAAGCCGAATGCAATGAACCTATTTGCATTGCTTTATCCATCAAAATATTTGGCATCCCTTTATGATCCCATAGACTGCATGAATCAAAAAATGTCTCTGGATGAAATTGAACGTCAGCTTAAAATGAATATCTCGAAGGATTTAAACAACTTAAAAAACAAAGAGATGGAAGATCGGGTAGATCAGCGTTGGTATTACCTTGCTCCAATATTTTTGGATCCGCCGGAGTACGTTAAAGAGTGGCTGGATAATAAAGAGCAATTGATCACTAAAGAAGGAGAAGACGAGAAAGATGGCGGCCAAAAAGGGTTCCATGGACATATGGAGCAGCTTGAGAAAGAATTTACGGAAAACAGTGAACGATCCCTTGGAAGGATGCCTGATGATTTGGCACAGGTGCTGGTGAACATGACTATCGGATCACCGGCTATTTGTGCCTATCGTGCAAATCGTAAGAACCCTATATATGCAACCCGGGTAGCAAAAGTAATGATCAATCGATTAAATATACAAGAATCTACAGCAATTATTGAATTATCCTATAAGGATAGTTCTACGGAGGCCCATTGGAAAAATGTGCTAAGATATTTCAAAGACGGAAACTTTCAATCGGTCATAGATGAATATACCCATATGTTAACTGAATCCTACGGTTTGAAGAGTACGCCGAATGATTGGAAAAGACTGAATGATCTTATGGTGGAGTCCATGGTGGCCCATACCGCCAGTTATCCCATAGATACCTATAATACTTTCAAAAAGAAAATACTAAAGGGATCGGGTAAGAAGGTAAAGGTGGCTAGGATCAGATCGAATTTTGCCGTAGGATTTTATAAAGGGGAAGGCGACCGAAAAGTAACGAATCGTAAAGACAGTATTCGAAATGCGTTTAATTCACCATTTAGACCCTTTGTGTTGGCAACCACCTCTATTGGTCAAGAAGGGCTGGACTTTCATTATTACTGCCGCAGAATTGTTCATTGGAATCTCCCGTCGAATCCTGTGGATTTAGAGCAAAGAGAAGGAAGAATTAATCGTTTCAAGTGTCTTGCCATTCGGCAAAACCTTGCGCAAAATTACCGGGACCTAACAGTGAAAGAGGATTTATGGAAGGAAATATTTGATGCTGCCAGGGAAGAAGAAGTTGAAAATCATGATGGATCCAGTGAGTTAATTCCTTTTTGGAGTTTGGCCGGAAATCCTGAAGTGAAAATCGAACGAATGGTGCCGCAGTATCCAATGAGTAAAGACGTTATACGATATGAACGGTTAATAAAAATTCTTTCATTATACCGTTTAACCTTAGGTCAGGCAAGACAGGAGGAATTACTGGAGCACATATTAAAAAATAGTGATAACGATGAACAGCTGAAAGATTTATTTGTAAACCTTTGTCCATTTGATAAAGGTGCAAACCTGGGGGAAAATAGTTAA